tgtctgtctgtctgtctctccatctgtctctctctctctctgtgtctgtctgtctgtctctccatctctctctctctctctctgtctctctgtctctctgtctgtgtgtgtgtctatctgtctctatctctctctccgtctctttctctgtctctctctctctctctgtctctccacctgtctctctctctccatctctgtctttgtctgtctctttctctgtctctctctctctctctctctgtctctccacctgtctctctctctccatctctgtctttgtctgtctctttctctctgtctctccatctctgtctctctctgtgtgtatgtgtgtgtctgtctgtctctctctctttccgtctctctctctctctctctctgtctctttctctctgtctctccatctctgtctctccatctctgtctctccatctctgcctctctctctctgtgtatgtgtgtgtctgtctgtctctctctctttccgtctctctctgtctctctctctgtctctctgtctctctctgtctctctctctgtgtctctccatctctgtctctctctctgtctctctctccatctctgtctctctatctctctctctgtgtgtctctctctctctgtctctctctgtctctctctctctctctatctatctctgtctctctctctctctctctctctctgtctctccatctctgtctctctctctgtctctgtctctctctctccatctctgtctctctatctatctatctctgtctctctttctgtgtgtctctttgtgtgtctgtctatctctctccgtctctgtctctgtctctgtctctgtctgtctgtctgtctctctctctgtctctccatctctgtctctgtctctctctgtctctctgtcattgtctctgtttctctctctctctctctccaggatACTCCGGCACAGACACAAAACGTGTCACTATCAACAAGGTCCTTTCTAACGACATTATGGTGCAGGAGAACCAATACGTACAGGTGAGGCTTTGCAGGGCGgtgtgtatgggggggggaggggaaccttCCTTTCCATTTGCCTCTCTAAATCCCTTGTTTCTCGTTGCCTTCTAACTTTGGTAGAAGGCTCAAAAGAGATTCGACAAAACCACGGTCAGAacaaaataagagaataacagagttggaagggaccttggaggtcttctactaatCCAACctttcttaggcaggaaaccctacaccatttcaggcaaacggttatccaatatctttttaaaaaaaacttccggcgttggaacattcacaacttctggaggcaagtcgttccactggttaattgctctcactgtcaggaaatttctccttaattctaagttgcttctctccttgatgactttccatccgttgcttcttgtcctgccttcaggtgctttagagaataggtggacccccctcttctttggggtagccccgcaaacattggaacactgctgtcatgtcggCCCTTAACCCCTTCAACGATTTTCAATATATCTCAGAAATTTGGGGAGCACAGAATATATTTTGGGGTCTAAAAATCTGGAGGACAATGGGAATTCACGTGTCTGGGTCCTACGGATGTCTGCACCTAACTTAAAGGTGCTTTTCTGGAAGTGTGTGGAACGTTCCAGAtacaatctagagcaggggtctccaactttggtccctttaagacttatagacttcaactcccagagtccctcagccagcaaagctggctgaggaactctgggagttgaagtccacaagtcttaaagggaccaaggttggagacccctgatctagaggtttCTGTTGCAAGTGGATGACAGTTAGATGGATGGAGGGGGCTTCAATGCATTTTtggtccccctcccccccggctgTCCTGTCAGGATCTCCATCCAGCAGCCTCAACGTTTCCCCCACTTCCATTTCAGCCTCACGACAGCCCTGTGAGGATGGCCACCttgtagcccccccccccatccccccagtAAACCCAAGGTGAGGGAGAAGTTTGGAACACAAACTTTACGGCTTGGCCTTCCGTTCCTTGAGAGGgatattaatacaggtagtccccgacttataacagttttcattgggtgaccattcaaagctaccaGGGCACCGAAAAAAAGCAAGTTACGAGCgtgtctcacacttacgaccgttgcagcatccccgtggccacaggaccaaaattcagatgctcggcaaccaaccggctcgcatttatgacggtcgcagccatCCCGGGGAGGTCACGCGACCCCGTTTGGCGACCTTAAAGCCAACCACCGTGCCACTAACTTAtcaacggcagcgattcacttaacaacggtggcaagaaaagtcataaaacggggcagaactcgctttaacaaacgtctcactcagCAGCCGAAACGTCGGGGTTCAATTGCGGTTGTGAGGTGAAACTTCCTGTCGTTtctcctgggttttttttgttgttgttggtttttttttcttggtcgtGTTTCTGTCTTACGACGTGTCCTTAAAGTTGTGGCTGGTGACCGAAAGTGCCCCCTTAGATGCCCCTGAGGATACCATCTGCCCGAGAAGTGGGGggctgtttggggggggggcttctaatGCTGGGTCCGGCTTCTGCTTTcttcccatccacccacccagagGTGCATCGACTGGAATCGCGACATCCTCAAGAAGGAACTGGGCCTTAGAGAGAAGGATATTATTGACCTGCCTGCACTCTTCAAGATGGACAAAGGAGGGAAAGCCATCGCCTACTTTCCGAACATGGTGAGCATGggggaggtgtcgtgtcccactcctccactgacggccgggtcagggaaatccgaatcaggcgtgcctctgcagctctgccaaagtcctagcaaagtcctcagggcaggcaggagaccagaaagtgacttcagcaagatatgttcgactttgcctgactcagagaatgccagaaagcaggtcctttatataggccatggggtgtggctccatgactcagcacttatccaggcctgcccctcccttccttctgttgcctccgcctatcaagtcttctgacacgagggtcactccagtcggcagctgttggtaataaaccttcttcaggctcacatgctgtggaggagggggaggggtctagttgctccgtttgcctgggcatggagccagagctgggggctggaggtatttcttcttcttcagcctgtctgggcatggagacagggctgggggctggaggtatttcttcttccgtgttcggaagcagataagaagaccccggctgaggtgagattggacgagacacaacaggagggCTGCTCTCCAAGCCCCCAATCCCAGCATCTGTTTGGCCCTTCCTTTGCCCCCCCTctcacactttttaaaatttgcaagaatttttaaaaaatcgctTCTCTCAAAACACCGTTTGCCTTCACCCACTGCGGACCTTGGTACTTGAGTTGACCTGTGTTTGTGTTTGCGCCATGGATGGAGTGGGGTGTTCTGACGttggcttccttagaaagcataaAGCACAACCTTAGTGCCAGCAAAGCTCATTATTGTCATTCACAGTCCGCAAGGCTtcacaaacagtctttcaaaggaatgtttataaacacccaccttatctcccttggaatgctgccagagcagggcaaggccaaacttggcacagagtcaaacagaactttccaaagcTTGAACCAATCAGacgaactaattgcttcctgcaaaagctcacgtccccgttcactcctcttttgtgtcttatgggaggggccaaacatctccaagccttactcccaagtcgaccctgttttcttaattattcttgtcttctggcagctctgcgcatgcacacactgggaacaggttcctgctgttcttctgcctcgctgtcagattccggaggcagcaaataactaccagatggccttggccccctctctgcctccaactcaaagccctcgtctgagccttcccagactgcaggactggcccatgttccttcccaacttcattgtctgaatctgctgccacctttgctggctgctggcgggccacaacagaaagccccccccccccaaaaaaaatcaggaatgacAACCTTGGATGAAAGTGAGCCGGGGAGGTGGCTGTTCCTTTTCTGCCTTCTTACATTGTCTAGGAGGgcggataatagcaatagcacttaagacctatataccacagtgctttacagacctctccaaaggattaaaaaaatccgcatatttcccccaacaatctggctcttcgTTTtaccaaaggatggaaggctgagtcaaccttgagctggtcaggatcgaactgctggcaatgggcaAAATTAGCccatagaatgcaatactgcattgtaaccactgcgccaccacagctcttcggGACCGTGTCCTGCCATGCGCTCACTTATCCCCtcttcccagtcagcttccaaAATACAAGGCCATTTCCTGCCCCAAATCCTCTTCTCACCCACTCACCCCACTGtagtgaccaaggcccaagtagtgattactaaacacaattcagtcctcaacaaacttattttattaaaacagctgagaatgaatgaattcttagtccaaaacaaattcttcataaacagtccatCAGCCTTATCAccgacctttgatgtctttggcaacctgtcaaaggcttttcttggcaaaaaccctacaaagttcaagagacactgacaagaagcaatggaatcaacattgctttctacaaagaacccaacagctcattgctgctcttttaagccttatgggagtggccaatcatcttctggccttactcccaagttgtcccttttttcttcagctgttcttgccttctggcagctcttctcatgcgtgcactaggaacaggctcctcctgttcctctgtctctctgctgtccgcctctggaggctccagagtccgcacacgCTCCCAAATGGCCCCAGCCCCCTCTGCTTTCGATGCAGAGCCTTTGTCTGGGCCTTCctggactccaggactggccccagcctcctcattgtctgactcctcattgtctgactccgctgccaggaaCACCCAGACTTAACTCACCCTGGCTTGGTTTTTCTTTAGCGCGGCGCACCCCTCACTTAAACAcgttgttttgcaaaaaaaaaaaactgctcaaCCGTGAGCTCAGTGGCCTCCCTTTCATTCTGACTTTCTCAGGTGAACATGATCGTGCTTTCCAGGAACCTAGGTGTCCCCAAACCATTTGGGCCCATCATCGAGGGTGAATGTTGCTTGGAGCAGCACGTCTCCTCCTTGCTGGAGCCCCTGGGGCTGGCCTGCAGCTTCATCGACGACATCTCCTCCTACCACAAGCGCCTGGGAGAGGTGCACTGCGGCACCAACGTCCAGCGGAAGCCATTCGCCTTCAAGTGGTGGAACATGGTCCCCTGAATGGGGCGGGGGGGACTGCCGCTCACCGGGAAGTCGAGGGGGGAAGCCGGTTTCAGACACACACTTTTGGCCCTCTGCGCGCCTGGCTGACCCGCGAGAACAGGAATCCAGGCGCTTAAGAAACTGCGTGAGTCAGCGGGCGCTAACAGGGAAAAACTGTGCGTCTGAATGCGGCAGGGAACCATGTTGTGGTGTCGATTGGACCCAAAGCATCTAAGCTCTTATAAGGAGCGTTGCAGGGCCCAACCAGGGTTTCCTGACAACTGTGTGTGGTGTGTGGTTTCTTTGCCCTCTCTAAATTAACCTTCAGcatcccctcctctttcttcctttccccttcccgtaATGTAGCCAAGACAAAGCCCCTTCCACAGGGGAGGGGTGCGTGTTACAGCTCTCGGCCTTTGTTGAGGAGGGGGGCCCACTTTGAAATAAAAACGAGGAGACAACGGTTGTGGCGTGGCCCTATTTGCAACGTGCACGCGTGAGGATTTTGCGGTGCGTGATGTCCTTTCTgaagggggggtgggtgggtttggggTTGAACTGAAAGCTTTTCAGCTTGGATTGGAAGGACACACATCTGTTTCTAGAGAGATGGTTTTTGGTGTGGGAAAGGGCTTTGGGAGGAAGTGACAAGAGAGACCGGAGACACAGCGGGGAAAACCTTCGTCACTCCCCCACCTAAAATCCCCTAAACTTCGCTGATTTAatgtggggggttctttttggtggCACTCTCACGCTGCACCGATCTGTCCCATTTGAGGTTTAGCGCAATTGTAGAAAACGGAGATGATTTTAACAACCAAGTGAACTGTCTTACGCTGCAGGCTTTGAACAAAAAGGACGTTTGCTAGATAAACCGGAATTTCCTTTCATTTCGACAACCAACCGCTCAGCCAGGTTTGGGGGGCACCCAAGCGCCTTAATTTTGAGGTGCCAGGCCGGGACAGCAGAACAAAAGGGACAACAGGGGACAAAGCGCAGCACAGGGATGGGGCCTAAAACCACTTGGTTCTGGCTCGGCCTTCCAGCCTCCCCTCACCCCGTCAGCTTCCCACACCCTACCCCCCCAAATTCATAAAACAAAGTTAAGCGTTTCAAGAAAGCTCCATCCACTGGCCAAACTTTTAATTACAGACTTAACAGAAGTTCCACGGTCAAGGTTTACATGAAATGGTCACCTCTGGCaagggagcccccccccccgccccgccgaaCTCTCGCCATCCCCCTTGCCCAAACCCATCAAAGAACATTTTCCTCCCCAGACACCCCCTTTAATCCCCCACCGTGGCAgggcccccccctcccctcccacgcaTGGCATGAATTAAGCCAACACTGCCCTCTTATGGCCAGCTCAGAGTATCAGTTTGGATTGACAGGATTGCTGTTTAAGCACCAAGTCTGcccttttgaggttttttttttgggggggggagagattccTTCATAACTCTTGTATTCTGAAATAGGGGGGAGAGTCTTGCACCCAGGACAGCTTTGCTTAACCCACACGACCGGTCAGCGCACCTCCTCCTGGCTTTGGAGGCTTCGCATGTGGCAGATTCCCAGAACAGAGATTAATTCATTCAGCAGTCAGGTGCAAATAGGTTGCATTTAATGCAACTTCAACCCTCAGTCTTCGTACGCGGAGGCTAGCAAGTATAGAACCAGGCCTCCTGCTTAGCACTGAAAGCAGCCAATaagtctgcccccccccccgttttttttttataaataacaaacACATACTGCGCAAGTCACGACACAAACCTCCCGTTGAGAATTAAGACCTGTTAGCCCTGTTTTATTTTCTGACTGCTCCGCTCGTTCCCTCTTTGCTTCCTGTCCAGCTTGGAAGCAAGAATTAAAACCCGCTAAGATCCACAGTGTtgaccctccctttccctctggcCAATTTTGCAAAAATGACAGGATGGGGGAACTTTGGGGgaaagcatgcaaaaaaaaaaaaaatacatatattaaaaattaagaacaagGCTGACAAAAAGAACACCAGACATCCCTGCCTCTtaaaagacccccccccccattatatcCTTCCTCACTGCGTCTGAAAGCGGCGAATGTCGTAGATCCCGAGGAAGGAGTCCCAAGGGCCATCGTCCACAGAGCCGCTTCTCATGTTCTGCCCTAGGGGGACCCCTCGCGGCCAACCTggctccccccccaccctctgcTTTGTTCAGTCCTGGCAGCTCAGAACGTTATTCGGAGCAGGTCACAATTTTGCCCGTATCGGGATTCATTTCTGCACCGGGGAAAGATACGAGATCAGGAGAGTCCTCAGATGCGGATCGTGTTAATCCGGAGCGGCTGCACGTTCTTCCCGTTGGCGTGGCTCTGTCCGGGGCTGAAGTAGGAGCAGAGTTTGCCCGGGAATTTCTCCCGGAAGGTGTAAAGCCAGGACATGTCGTCGGCGTTGTAGAAAATGAGCAGCCCCTTGGCGTAATCCAGGAAGACCCCGACCTTCTCCAGCTTGCTCTTGACGTTCAGCCGCGTCCAGGGCTCGGTGCAGGCGCTGTACTGGTTGCCGTCGTGCATGACGATGCAGTAGAAGCCGCGGCTGGGTTGGATCTGAATGTTGCCCTTGCGGGTGACGGCCTCGTGGGCCAGCCCGATCATCCACTGGGTCTTCTCCGAGACCACCACCTCCCAGTAGTGGATGCCGCTGTTGAAGGCCTCCGAGCCCAGCACCGACACCTCCACGTCGAAGCGCTTGGGCGAGTCCTGCAGCGGCTGCGGGTGCAAGTTGCCGTAGGAGACGAGGGTGCAGTCGTCGGAGAGGATCAGGCGCTGGTGAGCGGTGGCCGGGTCCAGGGTCAGTGTGGCAGGCACTGGGGAGGGAGGagcggggggggagagaagccGGAGTGAGGCCATCTGGTTGGGGAAGAGCCAAGGCCATGTCTAGGGAGTACGGTAGCTCAGTGGAAGTGAGCCTCCATAAAGGAGGCCATGCCAAATGGGATAAACATGAGGATTGAAGTCCTTTGGGAGAGGGGTTATGTCGCTCCTGGGAGGTTTGAACGCCGTGGAGTGGGTCTCCCCATCACCTATCTGGCCCAGGAGCTGACTCACCTGGCTGGATGTCCTGGAAGAGGGATTTCCAGATGGTGTACTGCAGTGGCCCCATGTACTTCGATGTGGGAAAGTCCTCGTAGGTGAGACTCGTTTCATGGATCTTCCCCTTCAGCcttggagggggggagaagaTTGAGGTTAGCTGCTGCTGTGTGCCCCCCCTTGCCCCACACCCTGGCACTGCCCACCAGCTCCACGCACCTCTCAGAGAGAGAGGCGATGCCCGCCAGGAAGTTGTGCTTGTCGGTTTCTGCCAGCCTTTCCTGCAGGATCTGGCTACCTTCCTGCACCTTGCGCAGCTGCTGGCCATAGCGCTGGATCTTCTGCTCGATGTCGGTCAGTGTCCGGGCCGTGTCAGCCTCCAGCTCCTCCAGCATGGCCTTCTGGCGCTCGCGGAGTAGCCGGTGCAGCCGCTCAAAGGCCTCGCCGATGGTGGCCCGCAAGCTCTTGGCTGAGGACTGGAAGACAGGGAGGCAACCACCGAGTGGGTCCCGGTCACCAGGGGACGGGAACGCCCAGGGCAGAGCCCCTGCCCGGCTCTTACCTTGGTCTCGGCCAGCTGGTGCTTCAGCAGAGCCAGGGCCTCCGTGTGCCCACGCTCGCTGTCCTGGAGGGTCTGCAGCTGTTCCTTCAGCTCTCTCTGGAATGAGATCGGCATTGGGGTGAGGGTCTCTTGGCAGTGTCTGGGCAACTCGATCCAGGCAGGATAGGGTGGAGACAGTGGGACTCATCCTCCCAGCCCCAGCAGGTGCCCACTCCACTGGGAGCATCCATCATGGAGAAGCAGGAAACTCACTACCCTGCCCCATGGCTACTCTGCAACTGGGGCAGGGCAGAGCCCCACTGACTCACACCCAGGGAAGAAATGCCCATGGCCAGCCTGGCACTGATCCCGGAGACATAGTAGACTCCAGCTGCCCCCATGCCAATGTGGCACCCATCCTGAGGAGGCAAGCAGTCCCTTTCCCACGTGTGTGTGCGGCAAAGCAGGGCCCCAGCTGGCCACCACCCAGGGAAGCCCCTTGGCCAGTCAGGCACCCATCCTGGAGAGGCAAGGAGTCCTTGTGGCCTGGAATAGGGTGCAAAGCAGGGCCCATGGTAAGCTACACCTAGGGAAGCAGGAGGGCCCCTTAGACAGCTTGGCACCCACCCTGGAGACATAGTAGACCCCAGCTGCCCCCTATGCCAGCCTGACACCTATCCTGAGAGGCAAGGAGTCCCTTTGCATGTGGAGGAGGGGTGGGTCAGAACAGAGCCCCAGCTGGAAAGAAGTGCCCCATGGCCAGCTTGGCACCACCCTGGGACCAGAGGAGACCCCCCCCCAAGCTGCCCCAATCGCAGCCAGGTACCCATCTTGGAGAGGCAAGGAGCCCCCAAAACCTGGGGGGTAAAGCATGGTCCAAAGTGCCCCTTGCCCAGGAAAGCAGGAGTGCCCCATGGCCAGCCTGGCACCCACTATGAGACCAAAGGAGACCCCTCCCAACTGCCCCCATGCCAACCTGGCACCCATCCTGGAGAGGCAGGGAGGGTCAAAGCAGGGTCCCAGCTGGCCCCCACCCAGGGAAGAAGTGCCCCATGGCCACCTTGGCACCACCCTGGGAGCAgaggagacacccccccccaactgCCCCATGTCAGCCTGGCACCCATCCTGGAGTGGCAGGGATTGCACAAGGGTGTGTGCAAAGCAGGGCCCCACCCAGGGAAGCCCCTGGGCCAGCCTGGTACCCATCCGGAAGCCAGAGACCGCCCCCCCTTGCTCCCAGCTTCCCCCGTACCAGCTTGGCACCAATTCTGGAGAGGCAGGGATTCCCCTTGGTCTggcacttgtgtgtgtgtgtgtgtgtgtgtgtgtgtgtgtgagagagagagagagagagagagagagtagggcCCCAGCTGGAAAGAAATGCCCATGGCCAGTTTGGCATCACCCTGGGACCAGAAGACCCCCACCCTGAACTGCCCCCATGCCAGCCTGGCACCCATCCTGGAGAGGCAGGGAGGGTCACAGCAGGGCCCCAGCTGGCCCCTACCCAGGGAAGAAGTGCCCCATGGCCACCTCGGATTCCCCTTGGtctggcgtgtgtgtgtgtgtgtgtgtgaaagagagagagagaaagcagggcCCCAGCTGGAAAGAAGTGCCCCATGGCCAGCTTGGCACCACCCTGGGACCAGAGGAGACCCCCCACCCTGAACTGCCCCATGCCAGCCTGGCCCCCATCCTGGAGAGGCAGGGATTGCACAGGGGTGTGTGCAAAGCAGGGCCCCAGCTGGGCCCCACCCAGGGTGTGCCCCATGGCAGCCTGGCACCCATCCTGAAGCCAGAGACAGAGACACCCTCCCTCCCAGCTTCCCCCATGCCAGCCAGGCACCGATTCTGGGGAGCCCCCCCCCCAGAGTCTGgcacttgggggtggggggagggggagggtaaagctgtcccctccccccccccactcccgctGACCTGCATCTCCTCGAAGGCCTCGTCCAGGCCGGTGACCTGGTGCTGCTCGTGGAGGGCGGGCCGGTCGCAGAAGAAGCAGACGACGGCGCGGTCGGTGAGGCAGAAGAGGCGCACTTTGGCGTGGGCTTTCCCGCAGGGCGTGGCCCCTCCCCGGCCTCCCCCTCTCCCGGCGCCCAGGGAAGCCTCGGGCGGGAAGGCGGCGAAGCGTTCGACGATGTTGGCCAGCTTGAGGCTGGGCGCCAGGGCGGGCGCGGAGAAAGCCCGGCGGCACTCGGGGCAATCCCTGGCCGGGGCCGCCTGAGCTTCTTGCCGGCTCCAGTGCTCGGAGATGCAGCGGCGGCAGAAGTAGTGCT
Above is a genomic segment from Ahaetulla prasina isolate Xishuangbanna chromosome 18, ASM2864084v1, whole genome shotgun sequence containing:
- the LOC131186970 gene encoding E3 ubiquitin-protein ligase TRIM62, whose protein sequence is MAVPAPGCSLKDELLCPICLGLYQEPVSFGCEHYFCRRCISEHWSRQEAQAAPARDCPECRRAFSAPALAPSLKLANIVERFAAFPPEASLGAGRGGGRGGATPCGKAHAKVRLFCLTDRAVVCFFCDRPALHEQHQVTGLDEAFEEMQRELKEQLQTLQDSERGHTEALALLKHQLAETKSSAKSLRATIGEAFERLHRLLRERQKAMLEELEADTARTLTDIEQKIQRYGQQLRKVQEGSQILQERLAETDKHNFLAGIASLSERLKGKIHETSLTYEDFPTSKYMGPLQYTIWKSLFQDIQPVPATLTLDPATAHQRLILSDDCTLVSYGNLHPQPLQDSPKRFDVEVSVLGSEAFNSGIHYWEVVVSEKTQWMIGLAHEAVTRKGNIQIQPSRGFYCIVMHDGNQYSACTEPWTRLNVKSKLEKVGVFLDYAKGLLIFYNADDMSWLYTFREKFPGKLCSYFSPGQSHANGKNVQPLRINTIRI